The Manduca sexta isolate Smith_Timp_Sample1 chromosome 9, JHU_Msex_v1.0, whole genome shotgun sequence genome segment GGTGAAAAGTTCGAAAGGTTTCTTGTGCGATTACGTCACCAAAGCAGTAAATGTAAATTTGCATCTGAGGAAGATAATCTTATCGACCAAATTGTAGAGAAGTGTAGTTCGAAAGATCTTAGGAAAAAGATACTTACCTGGGGTGATGATGTGAATCTAGATAAGATTATCGCACAAGCGAACGCTCTTGAGGCAGTGGACAGGCAGCTTACTGATTTCAATTCCGagcaacaaaacataaatataaacaaaatcgacATAAAAAACAGTTCTCAAGCTGCGTCCGGCTGCTCGCGTTGCGGTAGTATGCACCATAATGCAGACAGTAATGTCTGTCCCGCCAGATCAAAGCAGTGTTTGAAATGCGGATACGTCGGGCACTTCAGAAACCAATGTAAAACCCGGACAAGCAAAAGGAAGAATTCCAGGTCTACTTTTAATAAAGACCTTCATAAAAGACTGAAGTTGGGTAAAACAGACAATGAGAAGTTTAACAACAATAATACGTCAAAAACCAAGCCCGTTTCCACAAATATAgactatatttttcatatagacGATGACGCTCCCCTTAAATGCAATATAGGGGGCGTAGGAGTAGACATGATTATAGATTCTGGTAGTAAATGCAATATTTTGAGTGACAAGACCTGGGAATATTTAAAGGAATGTAAAGTGCATGTATCAAACCAAATTGCTAATCCGGACAAAACATTTGTTGCTTATGGCAGCAACACACCGTTGACCGTTATAGGATCATTTGAGGCGACTATTCGagtaaaaaatgaaatacaaacTGGAACCTTCTATGTAGTAAAGGGAGGCACGCGAGACTTATTAGGGAAAGAAACTGCGATAGCTTTAAAAGTACTAAAGCTCGGGTTAGAAGTCAATTCGGTAAGCGTAAACagttttcctaaaataaaagatgttgttctcaatatttctataaacaaaactatGAAACCTATTGCCCAGCCTTGCCGGCGAGTACCCATCCCTCTAGaggaaaaaatcaataaaaaaattgatgagCTTGTTAAGTTAGATATTATTGAGCCAGTAAATAATCCCTCAGGTTGGGTCTCGCCGATAGTGCCGGTGCTTAAGCCCGATGGTGACGTAAGAGTGTGCGTGGACATGCGGTGTGCTAATAAAGCGATTATCAGGGAAAATCATCCATTGCCTACAATGGATCAGTTGCTCCATAAATTTAAGAGGGCACATGTTTTTTCTAAGCTCGACATTAAAGACGCTTTTCACCAGGTCGAGATTAGTGAAGATTCTAGAGACATTACCACTTTTATAACCGGCCAGGGAATATATCGATACAAAAGGTTAATGTTCGGCATTTCTTGCGCGCCAGAGCATTTTCAGAAAAATTCTAGAGAGGGTTCTCCTCCCATGTGAAggtgttgttaattttattgatgacATCGTCGTATATGGCGAGGATGATACTGAACATAATGGTAGACTCAAACATGTACTTAAAATTATCAAAGAGCGTAATATTCTTTTGAATCAGAAAAAATGCGTTTTTAATGTCAAGACCATAAAATTCTTAGGGCATCAGTTGTCAGCCGATGGTGTTAAACCTCTTGATGCTTATATAAAAGTTGTTGAAAATTTTCGAGAACCAGCGACCATTGATGAGGTACAAAGTTTCCTTGGGCTCATAAATTACGTAAACAAATGGATTCCTGACATGGCAACTAAATCAGAACCACTCAGAAGACTATTAACTCTCAAATTAGGAAAAAATGCCAATGTAAGTCAATATTGGGgcccaaaacaaacaaaatcatttcTCGAACTAAAGAAATCCTTAAGCAGCATCCATACGCTTGGATATTATGATCCCAAGGACGAGACTTTAGTAATGGCGGACGCTAGCCCGGTAGGGCTGGGAGCGGTATTAATTCAGTCTGACAATAGCGGGTCGCGTGTAATCGCTTACGGAAATAAGAGCTTAACAGATGTAGAAAAGCGCTATTGTCAAACTGAAAAAGAAGCACTCGCCCTAGTTTGGGCTGTGgagcattttaaaatgtatctatACGGCAAAGCGTCTTTTGACTTAATCACAGATCACAAACCGTTGGAGGTTATTTTTGGTAGTAGATCGAAACCCTGTGCTAGAATTGAGCGTTGGGTACTACGCCTTCAAGCATACAATTTCAGAGTAATATATAAGCCGGGGAAGAATAATATCGCAGATTGTTTATCCCGGTTATGTCCTACCAATAACCCCCAACCGTTTGAAAATGAATTCCACATTAATCAAATTGTTCAATTTGCAAGACCTAATGCAGTAGGAATGGATGCAATTACCGAAGCGTCTATACAAGATAATGAAATACAGCTTGTTAAGGAAGCTCTGTCGTCTAATAACTGGGATCCTTTAATTAACACTTACAGAGTATTTCAAACAGAGCTCTGGACGTACGAAAGTCTTTTGTTAAGAGGGAGTAAAATTATCATTCCCCTTAAATTACGTCAGCAGGTATTAGAAGCGGCTCACGAAGGGCATCCTGGTATTGTTGCGATGAAAACACGACTACGTACCAAAGTATGGTGGCCTAAAATTGACGTTGATGCTGAAAAGCTTGTTAAAAGTTGCAAAGGGTGTACTTTGGTATCTGCGCCGAATCATCCAAGACCAATGATGCGTCGTGAGTTGCCTTCGCAGGCTTGGATAGATGTAGCAATTGATTTTTTGGGGCCGTTACCGAGTGGTCATTATCTTTTCGTTATAGTAGATTACTTTAGTCGCTACAAGGAGATCAAGCCTATGAAAATCATAACATCTGCTGAAACGATCAAAACACTTAAGGAGATTTTCTCTAGACTAGGTACACCTGTTAGTATTACCGCTGATAACGGGAGGCAGTTTACCAGCGACGAATTTAAATCGTTTTGCTATGAACtaggaattaaaattaattttacaacacCGTATTCCCCTCAACAAAACGGCGAAGTCGAGCGACAAAATcgcgatattttaaaaagactcCGGATAAGTCAATGCCAAAAATCAAATTGGTatgaagaattattattatatcttacgATGTATAACAGCACACCGCACACCACCACCGGAAAAACGCCATCCGAGTTATTTTTCGGTAGAATATTTAGAGATAAGATACCATGTCTTACGGACATAGATGCTAATCAATTTACTTCAGACTTCAGGGACAAAGACAAATTAATGAAAGAAAAGGGAAAGGAACGCGAGGACAGAAAAAGGAAAGCTGAAGAAATAGATATAGGTATTGGTGAGAAAGTATACGTAAAGAatatggtgaaggaaaataaaCTTACTACGAATTTCAACCCGACTCCCCATACTGTTGTAAATTGTAAAGGATCTGATTACAGCGTAAGGAATGACGAAACGGGACAAGAATTAAGAAGGAATATCATCCATCTCAAACGTGTGGAAGGACAATGGAAAGTATGTGAGGACAAATCTGATCAGGAGATAATAAGCGGATGTGATTCAAATAGTGACTAAATACCTACCTTAATAATTTATcgtaatcattttttattcaaattgctAAAGACTAATCGGTTAAAAGAAAAAGAGAGAAATTCGAATTATTCATTATGTTAGTATATAAGAATGttatgttgttttgtttatatatacatGTACCTATTGGACTcgtgttaaataattatttcacaggtacctattaataatttgattaacatagatttgattttgttaaaaaagggAGAGATGTGacgtattacaaataaaatatagacgtGGGCGCACGGCCGGGGGTGGAGAGTAGTTGCCATGCGGCAGTGAGACTGAGAGGACGTGCGGCCACGGCTAGTTGGGAACCAAaagttgttttgtttacttACCCCTGTGACAGGTAGACGTCACATTAGTGATAAATCACTAAGAGAGCGATTACTGAAAGAGCAAAAATTAGACTTAACAAAATGTGTTAATATGTGTAAAATGGCTGAAACAACACAACaacaaatgaaaaagtttgAGGAGGAACCAAGCGTAGCAGTggtcaatattaacaaaaataagaaatataatataataaagaagcaGGGAGACTTCATTAGAAAAAATGAAACGAGTCCAGACTTCCAAAGTAAGGAGCGACCTACTGTAAAGAAAATGTGTCAACGCTGTGGATATGTACATGGATATAAGTGTCCAGCATATAAAGTGAAATGTAACAAGTGTTATAAAATGGGACATTATGGTAAAATGTGTAAAACAAAAGTAAGTTCTATACTTAATGAACATGATAATGTGAGTAATGATTATCAATTAGGTATGTTAAAAGTACATAGTGTGTGTACTAATAATGAGTTGTGTGagtcattaaaaattaatgaccaaattattaattttaaattagatacaGGTTCAGATTGTAATGTGTTGCcgttaaagaatataaaaagtttaaaattaagacacattataaatgataataataaaacattgtataattatgatggtactaaaataaaatgtataggtaaaattaaattaaattgtgaaCTGGTTAATGGtaacaaagttaaattattgttttatattgtagACAGTGAATGTATACCAGTGTTAGGATTTGATACTATAAAAATGTTAGGTTTGatggaaagaaaatatttaagaattataaaaacagataataaacaatatgaaaaaaataatagatgAGTACAAAGAATTGTTTAACAGTGAAAAGTTAGGTTTATTAAAGAATGtagaatacaaaataacattaaaggAAAATTATGTACCAAAAGTAGAACCTTGTAGGGGTGTTCCAATTCCTTTGCATGACAAAGTGAAAGCAGAGTTAGAACAGATGGAAAAATTAGGAGTCAtagaaaaaattactgaaccCACAGATTTTGTGAGTAACATAGTAATAGTCAAAAAACCTGATGGAAAAATCAGAATATGTTTAGACcctaataacttaaataaatgtttaaagagGGAACATTATAAATTGCCTACATTTGAAGAAGTTTCATGTAGAATGGCAGGTTCTactatatttagtaaattagaTGCGTCAACTgcattctttcaaataaaattgaatgaagATAGTGCTAAATTATGTACATTCGCTACACCATTTGgtcgattttgttttaaaaggtTACCTTATGGGTTATCATCAGCACCTGAAGTATTTCATAGACAGTATTCACAAATGTTAGAAGGAATAGAAGGATGTGCTGTATTTTGTGatgatattgtaatttatggaaaaaataaaaaagaacatgaCGAAAGGTTATGTAAGGTGTTAAAAATAGCACAAGAAAATGGTGTtaagttcaatttaaataaatgtgaatttgGTTTGTCGCAAATTAAATACTTAGGTCATGTAATACATAAAGATGGCATAAAGCCAGATAATCAAAAATTGAGTCTATAATGAAcctaaataaaccaaaaaatgtaaaagaagTACAAAGATTATTAGGTATGGTTACTTATATATCAAAGTTTATACCTTCTATGTCGCAGGTTTGTCAACCATTaagaatgttaattaaaaaaggtaGTACTTGGGTATGGACTAATGAACAAGAAAAGGCCTTTAatgagttaaaaaatatattaatgtcgGAACCAGTATTACAATTCTATGATCCTAATAAACCTTGTACTTTGTCAGTAGATGCGTCAAAAGATGCATTAGGTGCagttttgttgcaaaataacttACCTGTTGCTTATGCTTCAAAGAGTATgacaaatacacaaaaaatgtaTGCTCAAATTGAAAAAGAGCTGTTAGCTATAGTTTTTGGATGTACTAAGTTTCACCAATATGtgtatggaaaaaaaattgatgtaGAAACGGATCATAAAccgttagaaaatatatttaagaaaccATTGTGTGATGTACCACTGCGTCTCCAAAGAATGCGATTACATTTACAGAAGTATGATTTAACTTTAAGGTATAAACCTggtaaagatttattaatagcaGATTCATTATCAAGAGATTGTTATAATTGTAATGAGACTATTATGGAAAAAGAAATTGAAGCTCAAGTAGGAATGGTAGTTAGTAACTTACCAGTTACGGATAGAaagttagaaatatttaaacaggAGACAATAAATGATTCTGAATTGCAAAAacttaaagaatatttaactaATGGATGGCCAGACATGTATAATGTACCTACATGTTTGAAACCATATCATTCTGTGAAAGATGAGTTATTTGTTTgtgacaatttaatttttaaaaataattgcattgttGTACCAAATACATTAAGAACTGAGATGTTAGATAGAGTTCATTATAATCATTTAGgtatagaaaaatgtaaaacaaggGCAAGGTCTTGTATGTTTTGGCCCTCAATGAACAAAGATgttgaaaataaagttttgaattgtAATACATGTGATAGGTTTAGAAAAAGCAATGTAAAAGAACCTATGAGAATAAGAGAAATGCCAGTTAAACCTTGGACAGATTTAGGTTGTGATGTATTTAattacagaaataataattatttgattttagtgGACTATTACAGTAAATACATTGAAGTTGAAATGTTAAAAGATCTCAGTGCAGAAGTAACAAtaagtgttttaaaaaatatgtttagtagATTTGGAATTCCACAGATATTATATTCTGATAATGGACCTAATTTctctaatattaaatttagacaATTTActaaacagtggaattttatacataagacaAGTAGTCCATTATATCCGCAAAGTAACGGTTTAGCGGAAAGATATAtacaaacagtaaaaaatatgtttaagaaaTGTGATTATGAAAGTAAAGATAAAAGTTTAGCATTATTAGAATATAGAAACACACCAATATCAAGTGAATTTGGTTACAAATCTCCAGCAGAATTGTTGATGAATAGGAAAATATCAGGATTGTTACCTCATCAACAAGAGATAAGTAAAGAAAATAGAGATATTCAgaatagtttatataaaaatgcttggaaatataagaaatattatgatagaaatacaagaaaattaaaagaattagGGAAAGGAGAAAAGGTAATATTAAAAGATAGTAATACTAAAAAACCATTATCATACGCTAAAGTAGTAAGTAAGGATGATAGacctaattcatttaaaattgtaaccGAAAATGACCAAAGGTTGGATAGGAATAGGAGATATCTTTTAAACTGTAATGATCAAAGCGAAATGAAAATTGAAACTGGTAGAAATTATGATAGTATTGAAATAGATGATGAAAATAGTGTAACACAAGATAACtgtaacaatgaaaatatagaACTGTGTGatttaaatcaaaatgtaaatgAGCCTAAAAGTAGAGCCGGAAGGACTATTAAAAAACCTGCGTATTTGAAAGATTATTGTTGATTTGGAAAGAAAGGGGATGTAAGAGATTATGtaatcgattaaaaaataatgttatgtgtcCCATCCCTATACAACTCTCTCGAGTTCCGGTGCTCAGCCATGCAACATGtctgtacaataatatataattgtaatgtccattaatcacaataaatacatattaaataagaaacctatcattattttataacagttactctttatttgtactttattttgttttaaaaaaacaaatataaagtatCTACCAGGGGTATCCAAACTAGGCCATGCCTGTATCTTTCTTTCATGTAACATTTAACCAGTCCATGGCGACCTCACTCAACATGCCGTGTCTGAGCTCGACATATTTGTTAACAATAAACTTATGTGGCGCCATCTGTTTtcacttacatttattttcaaatgatgCGCCATCTGTTTCCCAATCGGAGGTATTTGTGCAGGCATGCGCAACGTGTACAACGCGAGCGCGCCGGCGGGGGCGCGCGTGTCGGCGGCCGTGCGCTGCGTGCGCTGCGCCGTGCCGCGCTACGAGCCGCTCGACCGCGGCGCCACCTACCGCGTCCTCACGCAGAACTACATCGGCGACGGCGGCGGCGGCTACACGGTTAGTAATAGCGAGGTTTAGATTAGTAACAAAACTTACGCAAGGGACTgtgtggtaggatgtattttgtatccgcctggatagcgaccaccgtttATAAATTggtaaaacctgccatagtggcccacgtgtgtcgcgttccgggataagcctgtgtgtattcggtttcaacaggccggcataattgtgtcgactgtcgaggggtaatcgtttctcgtcagtcgacattctattggaccccattccacttaccatcaggtggggtCCCATTGCTGTTCTCGTATAAGAAAAGAACAATCACAAactgacttctgcaaattttgaagcttaCAGAACTTACGGCGAGTCGAtgtgtataaatattgaaatattgcggTCAGTGCAAACCTAGAAGTTAGTTTGAacaaacgtttaaaaatattttgttaaaaaatcaaACTGTTCCAATTTAAAATGAGATGCGGCCacttattatttctaaaatgacGAGTCCCTGTCCCGTATTAGCCACAGTGGACTTATTTCCTTCTACAACGATAAAATGCTATTAGGATATTtagttaaaacttatttttagtaGTAGTCAGTAGTACGTAGTCATCCAATATTAGACAAAGATCTCTCCAAAGTAGTTCTCTGAAACCCCTATCCTTACTTTATCAATTATTAGTCCCGCCGTTTTGTTCACAGATGCTATCGGAAAACAGGGAGAACCTTGAGAACCTGGAGGTGGACTACGTGATGCTGCAGCGGTACATGCGCCGGCAGGGCGTCGTCACCAAGGACCTCGACGGAAGGATACAAatcgtatattaaaaattatttgtattatacaaatgtttttttaatgtaacctGTAGTTCCTATGCTCTTTGAGATGGAGAATTGGACTTATAGTATAATTAGTATAAACCTCATGTAATATGGTTCTAATTGTCATTCACAGATGGCGATGTAATTACATTCAGTTGCCATACGCAAGTACTTATACCACCTACTTGTTCTGTTCTACATCAAGTTGACTTACTCAACCTTATTCTCCTttgatgaataatatttaaatgcaataaaacagCGGATTAAAACAAGTCTATATTCtgcaaacataattatttacattgtcaattaacaaataaaataagatttatacaTCACACCTCACCGTACAATGTACGGACACTTTAATTtcacacaatatttaaaagtagttCATTCGTTccatttataattgatttaaattaaaataaattcatgtcCATTCTATCTTGTCATAGAACATAAATGTCAAATGCTCcctgtttattgaaattataataaatctatatacccacatttaaatattgtgtGCAAGAAATATTTGGCAATATTTTTAACAGTCAACCGTCGAGTTTAATACTTCACATCAACTTCATAAGAATTTACGCACCATATAAACAGTTCCTACAGCAAAAAGTTACAATTGGCGAGatctgtaattaataaaacagcgccatctattaaccCTGACGGAAACTAACAAAAATACAGCAATATCCAGCCAGCATCAACGGTTGAcagtttactttttaattatttcaacataGGGCTAATTGCACTTTTCTCACAGGCACAAAAGGCAGGTTGTTCTTAAAGCTTTCTATATCTTTGATAAACTCCTCCTTGTTCTCGTGGGGTTCGTCGGGGAGTTGGTTCGCGTCGAATACTACAAGGGCGTAGTTTTCGTGCGGGTTTGTCAGTCCGGTCGGTTGGGATTCCAATTCGGTGTCGTTTAACTGGTGACCCATTACCTGAAGGGGACAATGATTTACACGATTGGAACTTTACACTTACTTTATAACGTTTCTAATTAGATGCTTTAAAAAACCGAATTTTGTCTGAATAGAGTATCACAAATGTTATGGCACTATAGAATCAATTCTTAACTTTTGAACTACAAGTTGGAGGTCCaactaatttcaaatatttatataagccTTTCAAATATCCAGAACATTTAATAACGTCTCTTTCGAggcgcaataaaaaatacattgaaaattCTTTAAGGTACATACCTGTATGGACAGTTTTCTGAAACTAGATTTGTTGCCGCTCAAGAAGTGGTTGTCTACCCATTTTCTCACATCCGCCATGGTTACCGCTTCGATGGCGTCCGCCTGGAGGGACATAAGTGTCATTTTATACATGGATGAACtacaaatcaaaatatatcgataaactAAATGCAGTACATATATCgataaagttttgtaaatatgtattaagtatCGAGAAGTTTTCCACGAATTTAATACGAATGGAGAGAAACTTTCATAACATCAAATATCGATATGTTTCATATCTAACCTCGAGAAatatatcgttatattttatGCTATGTAATTCCCAATTTTGAATGACGCTGTAATGTATtagcggatacaaatatcttacaATCAGctgtttttactagcagtttcGTTACACATctatagatttatatataatttggttatattttatacataatttggTTCTCACCTCAATGAACAATCTTTGGAAGTTGTATTCTTGATTCACGATTTCCTTCCAATGCCTCTCTGCCTGTAATGATAAACAATTCATCGTATCGATCTACATTCCTGAAGACGTAGTACACACATGGACGA includes the following:
- the LOC119188801 gene encoding uncharacterized protein LOC119188801, coding for MDLKQPSPLQLTARSNPSEQWKKWKQRYDLYFVASQAGEKLKDDAKISLLLHVMGDEGIEIYNTFEFEKETRNYETIVEKFDSYFQPLKNETMCRHLFFTRNKGCEESFEEYVMALKKLSQDCAFENLRDSLIRDQIIRGISDKSLRERLLKEQKLDLTKCVNMCKMAETTQQQMKKFEEEPSVAVVNINKNKKYNIIKKQGDFIRKNETSPDFQSKERPTVKKMCQRCGYVHGYKCPAYKVKCNKCYKMGHYGKMCKTKVSSILNEHDNVSNDYQLGMLKVHSVCTNNELCESLKINDQIINFKLDTGSDCNVLPLKNIKSLKLRHIINDNNKTLYNYDGTKIKCIGKIKLNCELVNGNKVKLLFYIVDSECIPVLGFDTIKMLGLMERKYLRIIKTDNKQYEKNNR